In the genome of Leptospira saintgironsiae, one region contains:
- a CDS encoding SpoIIE family protein phosphatase, whose product MSFRQKIFLILGASQLLLVLILAITFIQMIDQVKNEPQDKRALDRSLEFRKELKHKEEVIRLLLKEIERNQKTLSILENGLGNRGILQGNLEYIKGIMTQYGLSIFEIHDKTGHVFFRFHRPADYGDDKSGQKIVQEALQGRIASTLEIGHSGLGLRVTAPLKNGGIMMVGQVVDDKFIQTITGSEDVHLAIYEKEKLISFSDVTISKYLGDRKPKDLAGISRFTLEGRHYYLTQVPYENQGLSNLKLDFVLLIDETELYESTRNLWLYCGLIALAVFGGILFASYRFSRDIIDAVKALNFAMQNPNEDESKIVDLNRSDELGEMAEVFIEMKKDLLDHQMFLEKKVEEKTKELQETLDDLRVLKEKQDGDYYLTSLLLRPLATTKYESSNTKISGILRQKKTFVFRKREADIGGDLVSISEITLYGKKYLSIMNSDAMGKSIQGAGGALVMGTVFKAIVTRTQLSRSNQKKTPEKWLKDCYTELQNVFVTFDGTMLVSALLCLLDEETGALYSINAEHPNMVLYRDAKAGFLDSDFPIRKLGFSENTTEPLVRVDKLEAGDKIFLGSDGRDDILLYDPNSPEPVMNEDEFLFLRFVELSGGNLEDLERLISAAGEISDDLSLLSIGYKEAEVPSSRTKAISEEYNRLLQIGIKEYKKGNTEKTKKVFAQALEIDDSDPALYKQMARICINAKEFEEGAKYTEAYLSKIPFDNEYIFYLSYCLRKTKDYWKSLEFAEKLRSREPENIRNLKHLVALYRLTGNRMKFRATMSILKLILADSDPKANNSSEPALV is encoded by the coding sequence ATGAGTTTTAGACAAAAAATTTTTCTCATTCTGGGAGCAAGTCAGCTTCTATTAGTACTTATTCTTGCGATCACATTCATTCAAATGATCGACCAAGTTAAAAATGAACCTCAAGACAAAAGAGCATTAGACCGCTCCCTGGAGTTCAGAAAGGAACTCAAACATAAGGAAGAAGTCATCCGACTTCTTCTCAAAGAAATAGAAAGAAACCAAAAGACTCTTTCTATTTTAGAGAATGGCTTGGGGAACAGAGGTATACTCCAAGGTAACCTGGAATATATAAAAGGGATCATGACACAATACGGTCTCTCTATCTTTGAGATCCATGATAAGACTGGACATGTGTTTTTTAGATTCCATAGACCGGCAGATTATGGAGACGATAAGTCAGGGCAGAAGATTGTACAAGAAGCTTTACAAGGCAGGATTGCTTCTACCTTAGAGATCGGCCATAGTGGTCTTGGTCTTAGAGTCACTGCTCCTCTTAAGAACGGTGGGATCATGATGGTCGGCCAGGTGGTGGATGATAAGTTTATCCAAACTATCACAGGTTCAGAAGACGTTCATCTTGCTATTTATGAAAAAGAAAAACTTATCTCTTTCTCAGATGTGACTATTTCTAAATATTTAGGAGATAGAAAACCAAAGGATCTTGCAGGCATTTCTAGATTCACTTTAGAGGGAAGACATTATTATCTCACTCAAGTTCCTTATGAAAACCAAGGATTAAGTAATCTTAAACTCGATTTTGTTCTTTTGATTGATGAAACTGAACTTTACGAATCTACTCGAAATCTTTGGCTCTATTGTGGACTGATCGCTCTTGCAGTATTCGGCGGGATCCTATTCGCATCTTATAGATTTTCCAGAGATATTATAGACGCAGTTAAGGCTCTTAACTTCGCGATGCAAAACCCTAACGAGGACGAATCCAAAATTGTGGACTTAAATCGTTCTGATGAATTGGGAGAAATGGCAGAAGTATTTATCGAAATGAAGAAGGATCTTTTAGACCACCAAATGTTCTTGGAAAAGAAGGTGGAAGAAAAGACCAAAGAATTACAGGAAACTTTGGATGATCTTCGAGTTTTGAAAGAAAAACAAGATGGGGATTATTATCTGACTTCCCTACTTCTTCGTCCACTTGCTACTACTAAATACGAAAGTTCTAATACTAAGATCAGCGGTATCTTAAGACAAAAGAAAACCTTCGTATTCAGAAAGAGAGAAGCTGATATTGGTGGAGACTTAGTTTCTATCAGCGAGATCACATTATATGGTAAAAAATACCTGAGCATCATGAATTCTGATGCAATGGGTAAATCCATCCAAGGCGCAGGCGGTGCACTTGTAATGGGAACCGTATTCAAAGCAATCGTAACAAGGACCCAACTTTCCAGAAGTAACCAAAAGAAAACTCCTGAAAAATGGCTGAAAGACTGTTATACAGAATTACAAAATGTATTCGTTACATTCGACGGAACAATGCTTGTTTCTGCCCTTCTCTGTCTTCTGGATGAAGAAACAGGAGCATTATATTCTATTAATGCAGAACATCCTAATATGGTGTTATATAGGGATGCGAAAGCTGGCTTCTTGGATTCTGATTTCCCTATCCGCAAACTTGGTTTTTCCGAAAACACAACAGAACCTTTAGTAAGAGTAGATAAACTGGAAGCAGGAGACAAAATTTTCTTAGGATCTGACGGAAGAGATGATATCCTTCTTTATGATCCAAATTCGCCTGAGCCTGTGATGAATGAGGATGAGTTCTTATTCTTAAGATTTGTAGAACTTTCAGGTGGCAATCTAGAAGATCTAGAAAGATTGATCAGCGCCGCCGGAGAAATTTCGGACGATCTAAGTCTTTTAAGCATAGGTTATAAAGAAGCAGAAGTTCCTTCTTCTCGCACAAAAGCAATTTCGGAAGAATATAACAGACTACTTCAGATCGGTATCAAAGAATATAAAAAAGGAAATACCGAAAAGACCAAGAAAGTTTTTGCACAAGCATTGGAGATAGATGATTCTGATCCTGCTCTTTATAAACAAATGGCGAGAATCTGCATCAATGCAAAAGAATTTGAAGAAGGTGCAAAATATACAGAGGCTTATCTTTCTAAGATCCCATTCGACAACGAGTATATCTTCTATCTTTCTTATTGCCTTAGAAAGACCAAGGATTACTGGAAGTCTTTGGAATTTGCAGAAAAACTCAGATCCAGAGAGCCTGAAAATATTAGAAACCTAAAACATTTGGTGGCTCTATACAGACTTACCGGAAATCGAATGAAGTTCAGGGCAACTATGTCTATTCTAAAATTGATCCTGGCGGACTCGGATCCTAAGGCAAATAATTCTTCGGAACCCGCATTGGTTTGA
- a CDS encoding acyl-CoA desaturase, translated as MAIILSFFAAHWILAAFVQSFYLHRYSAHQMFKLNRFWEKFFYFFTFIVQGSSFLNPRAYAILHRRHHAYSDTEKDPHSPVASKGFLDMMWTTAVVYENILDRKEEVEKDFRGNYPEIPWFDRFADSWYIRLFFGTGYTLFYMAFVPADAVWLYALLPIHYLMGPTHGAVVNWCGHMYGYRNHAKNPDNSKNTLPVDFLIMGELYQNNHHAHPNSPNFAFRWFELDLTYQVMKVLHFMGIITIQRAVWTEKGRKELSGTAPSPLADVA; from the coding sequence ATGGCAATCATTCTAAGTTTTTTTGCGGCACACTGGATTTTAGCCGCTTTCGTCCAATCGTTTTACTTACATCGTTATTCTGCGCACCAGATGTTCAAACTGAACCGTTTCTGGGAAAAGTTCTTCTATTTCTTTACTTTTATTGTGCAAGGTTCTTCCTTCCTGAATCCGAGAGCGTATGCAATTCTTCACAGAAGACACCACGCTTACAGCGATACAGAAAAAGATCCACATTCTCCTGTAGCATCTAAGGGATTTCTCGATATGATGTGGACCACCGCAGTCGTTTACGAAAACATTTTGGATCGTAAAGAAGAAGTGGAGAAGGATTTCAGAGGAAATTATCCTGAAATCCCTTGGTTCGATCGTTTTGCTGATTCTTGGTATATTCGTTTGTTCTTCGGAACTGGTTATACTCTTTTCTATATGGCATTTGTTCCTGCAGACGCAGTTTGGTTATATGCTTTATTACCAATCCATTATCTAATGGGACCAACTCACGGTGCGGTTGTAAACTGGTGTGGACATATGTATGGTTACCGCAACCATGCAAAAAATCCTGATAATTCTAAAAACACTCTTCCTGTGGATTTCTTGATCATGGGAGAATTATACCAAAACAACCACCACGCTCACCCGAACTCTCCAAACTTCGCGTTCCGTTGGTTCGAGTTGGATCTTACTTACCAAGTGATGAAGGTACTACATTTTATGGGGATCATCACTATCCAAAGAGCAGTGTGGACAGAAAAAGGAAGAAAAGAACTTTCTGGTACTGCACCTTCTCCTTTAGCTGATGTAGCTTAA
- a CDS encoding ankyrin repeat domain-containing protein, with amino-acid sequence MKFPSGLLFLTSLLLFSFSSVFSEEIKFVHPTNAVGGTFSGIKKRAELPSPTVSGAGLKAVAIVGEVDGNEGPKTREYVNNIKGLVKVLKDRGVSVSEFYPPNNPWSGIKEASQNANIVLYAGHGVGTNLDQPPYDQRSVGGFYLGKEFVSNEQISSGLKPAPGAIVLFLGACFTAGNMAYDMGVIRDEETKKRISMYSSPFLETGFKGYYATWAPWTAQTILALLFTNKNYGDVYFSQTSPQEVTKISHPLSSGSSLYYHTKPPASKPVYDYAFAGDPSNVLRFENSNTDTETKISEEEKLKQNRILIASLYDKNENKSLESLEKGADPNADYLGWKPIHLAIVFDLPNVVKELVRKKASINVQAEGYTPLSMALAYERKEIAEFLEKEGGTRSRAAFKKPNIPSLKK; translated from the coding sequence ATGAAATTTCCGTCCGGTTTACTCTTCTTAACTTCCTTACTCTTATTTTCTTTCAGTTCCGTCTTTTCAGAAGAAATCAAATTCGTTCATCCTACGAATGCAGTAGGCGGCACATTCTCTGGGATCAAAAAAAGAGCAGAACTCCCCTCCCCTACTGTTTCAGGCGCAGGTTTAAAGGCAGTAGCGATCGTTGGTGAAGTAGATGGAAATGAAGGCCCAAAGACAAGAGAATACGTAAATAATATCAAAGGCCTTGTAAAAGTTCTAAAAGACAGAGGAGTTTCTGTCAGTGAATTTTATCCTCCGAATAATCCTTGGTCAGGAATCAAAGAAGCATCACAAAATGCGAATATAGTTCTTTATGCAGGTCATGGTGTCGGAACCAATTTAGATCAACCACCTTATGACCAAAGATCAGTAGGCGGATTTTATCTGGGAAAAGAATTTGTTTCTAACGAACAAATTTCTTCCGGACTAAAACCTGCACCTGGAGCAATTGTCCTATTTTTAGGCGCTTGTTTTACTGCGGGGAATATGGCTTACGATATGGGTGTGATCCGGGACGAAGAGACTAAAAAGAGGATCTCCATGTATTCTTCTCCTTTTTTAGAGACTGGATTCAAAGGTTATTATGCTACGTGGGCACCTTGGACAGCCCAAACAATTCTAGCATTACTATTTACTAATAAAAACTATGGAGATGTTTATTTTAGCCAAACAAGTCCTCAAGAAGTAACTAAAATTTCTCATCCTCTTTCTTCGGGATCTTCTTTATATTATCATACCAAACCTCCTGCATCTAAACCTGTTTATGATTATGCATTTGCTGGAGATCCTTCTAATGTTTTGAGATTTGAGAATTCAAACACAGATACTGAAACTAAAATTTCGGAAGAAGAAAAACTGAAACAAAATCGTATCCTTATCGCAAGCCTATATGATAAGAACGAAAACAAATCCTTGGAATCTCTTGAAAAAGGTGCAGATCCTAATGCAGATTATTTAGGCTGGAAACCGATCCATCTTGCGATCGTATTCGATCTTCCGAATGTAGTGAAAGAACTCGTTCGCAAAAAAGCTTCTATCAATGTTCAGGCAGAAGGTTATACTCCTTTGTCTATGGCACTTGCTTATGAGCGTAAAGAGATCGCCGAGTTTTTGGAAAAAGAAGGTGGAACCAGAAGCCGGGCCGCATTTAAGAAACCGAATATTCCAAGTTTAAAAAAGTAG
- a CDS encoding LA_3751/LA_3752 family putative glycosyltransferase: MRSIFKKRNLLGFLSLLILCIVLIKTSKPEVSLTYDSRTKSIQTHALIHSHFKSEALPYPARSIDPKEEFLPMPANNYTKLGESTISVFPILLAALATPFYYLGGNQGLPYFNLFGVFIFLWILRKSWKASNSFIAIAFFGSYLPILMMEFAEHTLFVAILLASLTFLYKRNGLYAGIFAGLSIWFRHEGIVFAGCILAASWISEKFPPFNKKIKLEKSQTLRFGIGFALILLVFVLFNYLRYSSFLGPRFQANYGETGVDFASKIQWALGFLFLNKIDETVRIGFFTYMPFALIGLGILLFNIRKISVRRKTIVLGAVFFLFIIPFLAPNYGFWEWGPRYLSAGIPPVTLVLLWFWNYFARKNNRLFQKSGFGVLIAIPLIMTFIGLSFLNQSRKQLLKTYALFHELKADTLVFHDFSVMYFIGNDYLSKNILCVPKEGSISGLLEIISQKEKGQRIALIQIKEELITPEKLEKTRKSPVFDIMLKTEPWQSKNISSKISEHYSNVQRIESPFFDIWVGDPNTTSKLK; this comes from the coding sequence ATGAGATCCATATTTAAAAAAAGAAATCTTCTAGGATTTTTATCCTTACTTATTCTTTGCATCGTGCTCATCAAAACATCAAAACCGGAAGTATCTCTTACTTACGATTCCAGAACAAAATCTATTCAAACTCATGCATTGATCCATTCTCATTTTAAATCGGAAGCACTTCCCTACCCTGCAAGATCTATTGATCCAAAAGAAGAATTCCTTCCAATGCCTGCAAATAATTATACTAAATTGGGAGAATCTACCATTTCGGTTTTCCCGATTTTACTCGCTGCACTCGCCACTCCTTTTTATTATTTAGGAGGAAATCAAGGACTACCTTACTTCAATTTATTTGGAGTATTTATATTTCTTTGGATCTTGAGAAAATCCTGGAAGGCATCTAACTCTTTTATCGCCATAGCATTTTTCGGATCTTATCTACCCATCCTAATGATGGAATTTGCTGAACATACATTGTTTGTAGCGATTTTACTAGCAAGCCTTACATTCTTATACAAAAGGAACGGGCTTTATGCGGGAATTTTTGCAGGGTTATCTATTTGGTTCCGACATGAAGGGATCGTATTTGCAGGATGTATCTTAGCAGCTTCATGGATTAGCGAAAAATTTCCTCCATTTAACAAAAAGATAAAATTAGAAAAGTCTCAAACTCTCAGATTCGGAATCGGATTTGCACTTATACTTCTAGTTTTTGTTCTATTTAATTATCTTCGTTATTCTTCTTTTTTAGGTCCAAGATTCCAAGCAAATTATGGAGAAACTGGAGTTGACTTTGCAAGTAAGATCCAATGGGCACTCGGTTTCTTATTTTTGAATAAGATAGATGAAACTGTTCGGATCGGATTTTTCACTTATATGCCATTCGCCCTGATAGGTTTAGGCATTCTTCTTTTTAATATCCGCAAAATTTCTGTGAGAAGAAAAACAATCGTTCTAGGTGCAGTATTCTTTCTTTTTATAATTCCATTCTTAGCGCCAAACTACGGATTTTGGGAATGGGGACCTAGATATTTAAGTGCGGGAATTCCCCCAGTTACATTAGTTCTGCTTTGGTTTTGGAATTATTTTGCGAGAAAGAATAATAGGCTCTTCCAGAAGTCTGGATTTGGAGTTCTGATTGCAATTCCTTTGATCATGACATTTATTGGACTGAGCTTTTTGAATCAGTCCAGAAAACAACTTCTGAAAACATATGCTTTATTTCATGAGTTAAAGGCTGACACACTCGTATTCCATGATTTTTCTGTAATGTACTTTATAGGAAATGATTACTTATCTAAGAATATTCTATGCGTTCCTAAAGAAGGTTCTATTTCCGGATTATTAGAAATTATATCTCAAAAAGAAAAAGGGCAAAGGATCGCGCTTATCCAGATCAAAGAAGAATTGATCACTCCAGAAAAATTAGAAAAAACCAGAAAAAGTCCTGTTTTTGATATTATGCTTAAAACGGAACCATGGCAGAGCAAAAACATTTCTTCTAAAATTTCTGAACATTATTCAAATGTACAAAGAATAGAATCTCCTTTTTTCGATATTTGGGTGGGAGATCCCAATACAACTTCGAAATTAAAATAA
- a CDS encoding protein kinase, with protein sequence MTVRFAEKELKELIQEASQGEKYPLAKLISELERPDSFEFRKVLFKELENSGFNGDNSVTIGFTGTPGAGKSSLLGEISTNFLQTIPDKKMAVVAIDPSSHISGGSLLGDRTRLSLPVREKRIFFRSQPSQLELGGLNPYTYHVIRLLRCFFDFIFVETVGIGQNEIEVSKLADFSFLVMVPLGGDQVQFMKSGIMEVPDAFILNKCDEENLARASYHTLSTTLEFLRDIVPGGSIPPIFLTSVKTKKGIQELLDFVLKSKPHTKRSVETKVQIEKWIKTEYGNFGLSFSEKLGTITQKNYEEWESFFNSEIRKRLL encoded by the coding sequence ATGACCGTACGGTTTGCAGAAAAGGAACTCAAAGAACTGATCCAAGAAGCTTCCCAAGGGGAAAAATATCCTCTTGCGAAGCTGATCAGCGAATTAGAAAGACCGGATTCATTCGAATTTCGTAAAGTTCTATTCAAAGAATTAGAAAACTCTGGCTTCAACGGAGATAATTCTGTTACCATCGGATTTACAGGAACTCCCGGAGCTGGAAAATCCTCTCTTTTAGGTGAGATCTCCACCAACTTCTTACAAACGATCCCAGACAAAAAAATGGCAGTAGTTGCCATAGATCCTTCCAGTCATATTAGCGGAGGATCTTTACTAGGTGATAGAACTAGGCTTTCTTTACCAGTAAGAGAGAAGAGGATCTTTTTCAGATCCCAGCCCAGCCAATTAGAACTGGGAGGTTTAAATCCTTATACCTACCATGTGATACGACTCCTGCGCTGCTTTTTCGATTTTATATTCGTGGAAACAGTAGGGATCGGTCAAAACGAGATAGAAGTTTCTAAATTGGCAGATTTTTCCTTTTTAGTCATGGTTCCTTTGGGCGGAGACCAGGTCCAATTTATGAAAAGTGGGATCATGGAAGTCCCTGACGCATTCATATTAAACAAATGTGATGAAGAAAATCTTGCAAGAGCAAGCTATCACACTCTCTCCACTACTCTCGAGTTTTTGAGAGATATTGTCCCTGGAGGAAGTATACCTCCTATTTTCCTAACCAGTGTAAAAACTAAAAAAGGGATCCAAGAACTATTAGATTTTGTTTTGAAAAGCAAGCCTCATACTAAAAGATCTGTGGAAACCAAGGTCCAGATCGAAAAATGGATCAAAACTGAGTATGGAAATTTTGGACTTTCTTTCTCTGAAAAATTAGGAACTATTACCCAAAAAAATTACGAAGAATGGGAAAGTTTTTTCAACTCCGAAATCCGCAAAAGATTATTATAA
- a CDS encoding protein meaA produces the protein MEKKDHILYDKTGNPSKEPAWIFRTYAGHTNAKESNELFRKNLAKGQTGLSIAFDLPTQCGYSSDHAIARPEIGKVGVPINTLEDFRILFDQIPIEEMNTSMTINGTSMWLLSLYVALAEERGEDVSKLQGTTQNDIIKEYLARGTYIFPPEHSIRIIVDMYEYCLKRIPKWNPSNICSYHLQEAGATPVQELAFALATGMAILDAVKERNCFTHEEFEQCVGRISFFVNAGIRFIEEMCKMRAFSDMWEEITKGIYEVKSEKYRRFRYGVQVNSLGLTEEQPENNAWRILIEALGVTLSRDARCRALQLPAWNEALSLPRPWDQQWSLRLQQVLAYETDLLEYPDLFEGSRVVESKVKDLIENANKEIQKIKEMGGAIKAIENGYMKAQLVKSQAERLAKINNDELIIVGKNKWKEGIPSPLTNDPDGGIFKVDPKSAEQTLKVLSDVKSRRDAKKVAETLARLEDDAKNGKNLMFASVECAKALVTTGEWADTLRKIFGEYRPSTGVEGQKLNLESDKVSNVRAKVEKFQKATGARPKIVVGKPGLDGHSNGAEMIAVSAKHAGFDVIYSGIRLTPEEIVQSAVEENANVIGVSILSGSHVELAEQIFAELKHYKADIPVVFGGIIPQPDFEKLHSIGVKAIFTPKDYDLMDVMDRIIDIVSAKIPASV, from the coding sequence ATGGAAAAAAAAGACCATATCCTTTACGATAAGACCGGAAATCCTAGCAAAGAGCCGGCTTGGATTTTCAGAACTTACGCGGGTCATACAAACGCAAAGGAGTCCAACGAACTCTTTAGAAAAAACCTGGCAAAGGGTCAAACAGGCCTTTCCATCGCCTTTGATCTTCCCACACAATGCGGTTATAGCTCAGATCACGCGATCGCTAGGCCGGAAATCGGAAAAGTAGGAGTTCCAATCAACACGTTGGAGGACTTCCGAATCCTCTTCGATCAAATCCCGATCGAAGAAATGAATACTTCCATGACCATTAATGGAACCTCTATGTGGCTTCTTTCTCTGTATGTGGCGTTAGCCGAAGAAAGAGGAGAAGACGTTTCCAAACTCCAGGGAACCACCCAAAACGACATAATCAAAGAATATCTGGCTCGTGGGACTTACATTTTCCCTCCTGAACATTCCATCAGAATCATCGTGGATATGTATGAATATTGTTTGAAAAGAATTCCGAAATGGAACCCATCCAATATTTGTTCTTACCATTTACAAGAAGCAGGAGCAACTCCAGTCCAAGAGTTGGCGTTCGCACTCGCAACAGGAATGGCCATCCTTGACGCAGTGAAAGAAAGAAACTGTTTCACTCACGAAGAATTTGAGCAGTGTGTTGGTAGGATCTCCTTCTTCGTAAACGCTGGTATTCGATTCATCGAAGAAATGTGCAAAATGCGTGCCTTCTCCGATATGTGGGAAGAGATCACTAAAGGAATTTATGAGGTAAAAAGTGAGAAGTACCGCCGTTTCCGTTACGGAGTACAGGTAAACTCACTCGGGTTAACAGAAGAACAACCTGAAAACAACGCTTGGAGAATTTTGATCGAAGCTTTAGGAGTTACCTTAAGTAGAGATGCAAGATGTAGAGCACTCCAACTTCCAGCTTGGAACGAAGCACTTTCACTTCCTCGCCCTTGGGACCAACAATGGTCACTTCGTTTACAACAAGTACTTGCTTATGAAACAGACTTACTTGAATATCCGGACCTATTCGAAGGTTCCAGAGTTGTAGAAAGTAAAGTAAAAGATCTGATCGAGAACGCTAATAAAGAGATCCAAAAGATAAAAGAAATGGGCGGAGCTATCAAGGCGATCGAGAACGGTTATATGAAAGCCCAACTCGTAAAATCCCAAGCAGAAAGACTCGCTAAGATCAATAACGACGAACTTATCATCGTAGGAAAAAACAAATGGAAAGAAGGGATCCCTTCCCCTCTTACAAATGATCCTGACGGAGGGATTTTTAAAGTAGATCCTAAATCCGCAGAACAAACCTTAAAAGTACTCTCCGATGTAAAATCAAGAAGAGATGCGAAGAAGGTCGCAGAAACTTTAGCAAGATTAGAAGACGACGCTAAAAACGGAAAGAACCTAATGTTCGCTTCCGTAGAATGTGCAAAGGCTCTTGTGACTACAGGGGAATGGGCAGATACACTCAGAAAAATATTCGGAGAATATCGTCCATCCACTGGAGTAGAAGGACAAAAACTCAATTTGGAATCTGACAAAGTATCTAATGTCAGAGCCAAAGTAGAGAAGTTCCAAAAAGCAACAGGCGCAAGACCTAAAATTGTAGTAGGTAAACCTGGGTTAGACGGCCATTCAAATGGTGCAGAAATGATCGCAGTATCTGCAAAACATGCAGGATTCGACGTGATCTACTCCGGGATCAGACTCACCCCAGAAGAAATCGTACAATCCGCAGTCGAAGAAAACGCAAATGTGATCGGAGTATCCATACTTTCCGGTTCTCACGTAGAACTTGCAGAGCAAATATTCGCAGAATTAAAACATTATAAAGCGGATATCCCTGTGGTCTTCGGAGGAATTATACCTCAACCTGATTTCGAAAAACTACATTCTATCGGAGTGAAGGCAATCTTTACTCCAAAAGATTATGATCTTATGGATGTAATGGATCGTATCATTGACATCGTATCCGCGAAGATCCCAGCTTCCGTTTAA